The following are encoded together in the bacterium genome:
- the nuoE gene encoding NADH-quinone oxidoreductase subunit NuoE has translation MNPCVADILENFPGARRDSLIPILQAVQERDGFLSRESVLAIGRHLDLPASKVYGVATFYNQFRFTPIGRFHVQVCRGTACHVKGSANVLDAVERELGVRAGGTTRDGLFSLEVVACIGACGLAPVIAVGGDFHAGVAPRDVPAIFAAYRERAKGGGSDAA, from the coding sequence ATGAACCCCTGCGTCGCCGACATCCTGGAAAACTTCCCCGGCGCCCGCCGCGACAGCCTGATCCCGATCCTGCAGGCCGTGCAGGAGCGGGACGGCTTCCTGTCGCGGGAATCCGTGCTGGCGATCGGCCGCCACCTGGACCTGCCCGCCAGCAAGGTCTACGGGGTGGCCACCTTCTACAACCAGTTCCGCTTCACGCCGATCGGCCGCTTCCACGTGCAGGTCTGCCGCGGCACGGCCTGCCACGTGAAGGGGTCGGCCAACGTGCTCGACGCGGTGGAGCGCGAGCTGGGCGTCAGGGCGGGCGGCACCACGCGCGACGGCCTGTTCAGCCTCGAGGTCGTGGCCTGCATCGGGGCCTGCGGCCTCGCGCCGGTCATCGCCGTCGGCGGCGATTTCCACGCGGGCGTCGCCCCGCGCGACGTGCCCGCCATCTTCGCGGCCTACCGCGAGCGGGCGAAGGGGGGCGGCAGCGATGCAGCCTGA